The following are encoded together in the Variovorax sp. PBS-H4 genome:
- a CDS encoding IclR family transcriptional regulator, translated as MNFRRAPTESTQVAGPPSALLRGVQVLLSLVEAGTPLTVTKLAAVLGLPTSTAHRILKTLKATSYVVQDTDSRYRVGPAFFRSASTLACLGSFHLGVQRVQQKLAEGSGESAFYGAYLSESGRLRFIATLQPHQAIHYVMRTCVDHSLLWGASGLSIAAALPEQLVHAIYLRERDSGEGEYVLPKWEKMLELLLDVRRQGYAVSMGQRNAGAHAIAAPVFARPDAVVGCIGLSMPSGRRQSELTARYIGLVQAAAADLTLAAEAAFENCHLGTPGGDFSQLNG; from the coding sequence GTGAACTTCCGCCGCGCTCCCACAGAGTCAACGCAAGTGGCCGGCCCACCAAGCGCCTTGCTCCGTGGCGTGCAGGTCTTGCTGTCCCTAGTGGAAGCGGGAACGCCATTGACGGTGACGAAACTCGCGGCTGTCCTGGGCTTGCCCACCAGCACGGCACATCGCATCCTCAAGACGCTGAAGGCCACGAGTTACGTGGTGCAGGATACCGATAGCCGTTACCGCGTCGGACCCGCGTTTTTCCGTTCCGCCAGCACCCTTGCCTGCCTTGGCAGCTTCCACCTTGGCGTCCAGCGCGTGCAGCAGAAGCTGGCGGAAGGCAGCGGCGAGTCGGCCTTTTACGGCGCCTACCTTTCGGAGTCCGGCCGGCTGCGCTTCATCGCTACTCTGCAGCCGCACCAGGCGATCCACTACGTCATGCGCACCTGCGTGGACCACTCGTTGCTTTGGGGCGCGTCGGGCCTGTCGATCGCGGCCGCTCTTCCCGAGCAACTCGTGCATGCGATTTATCTACGCGAGCGTGACAGCGGCGAAGGCGAGTACGTGCTGCCCAAGTGGGAGAAGATGCTGGAACTGCTACTCGATGTGCGTCGGCAGGGCTACGCCGTGAGCATGGGGCAGCGCAATGCGGGCGCCCATGCGATCGCGGCGCCGGTGTTCGCCCGCCCCGACGCAGTAGTCGGATGCATAGGCCTGTCGATGCCCTCGGGCCGCCGCCAAAGCGAATTGACCGCGCGGTACATCGGCCTGGTCCAAGCCGCGGCCGCCGACCTGACGCTCGCCGCCGAAGCGGCTTTCGAAAACTGCCACCTCGGAACACCCGGCGGCGACTTCTCGCAGCTGAACGGCTGA
- a CDS encoding IclR family transcriptional regulator, protein MRPKARGAPRRDAHNAGMRRNISASSAGAPQVSPDTGTVSRVALLLRLAAEQREAFTLKDIASAAGLPVPTVHRLLDLLAREGLIAPEGGRRGYRIGTELYRIGSLVKVNTPIPRLINGILSSAVAEVDETCHFAQYLPAQLAVMFDSSVDSSHPLDFRWEVHKPLSLVWGASGRTILAYLPEEKVDQALAAELTWSPTRTPPTRKELLEALAEIRRLGYAFTRGQRVPGAMSILAPVFDENNLIYGALGFVIPEPRFDPARMNVLAQTAKKYAGQLSAALGAPR, encoded by the coding sequence ATGCGGCCGAAGGCGCGGGGAGCGCCAAGGCGTGATGCGCATAATGCCGGCATGCGAAGAAACATATCCGCTTCATCCGCGGGCGCACCTCAGGTTTCACCCGATACCGGTACGGTTTCTCGGGTCGCGCTGCTGCTGAGACTCGCCGCGGAGCAGCGCGAAGCATTCACTTTGAAGGACATCGCGAGCGCGGCCGGATTGCCGGTGCCGACGGTGCACCGCCTGCTGGACCTGCTCGCGCGCGAGGGATTGATTGCGCCGGAAGGCGGGCGCCGTGGCTATCGCATTGGCACTGAGCTGTACCGCATCGGCTCGCTCGTCAAGGTGAACACGCCGATTCCCCGGCTGATCAACGGCATCCTGTCGAGCGCTGTCGCTGAAGTCGACGAGACCTGCCACTTCGCGCAATACCTGCCGGCGCAACTCGCGGTGATGTTCGATTCGAGTGTCGATTCATCGCACCCGCTGGATTTTCGATGGGAAGTCCACAAGCCCCTGTCGTTGGTCTGGGGCGCCAGCGGGCGGACCATCCTTGCCTATCTGCCCGAAGAGAAGGTGGACCAGGCCCTGGCCGCGGAGTTGACGTGGTCGCCCACGAGAACGCCGCCCACGCGGAAGGAACTGCTGGAGGCGCTCGCGGAGATCAGGCGGCTCGGCTACGCATTTACAAGGGGACAGCGCGTGCCGGGCGCAATGAGCATCCTCGCCCCTGTGTTCGACGAGAACAATCTGATCTACGGCGCGCTGGGTTTCGTTATTCCCGAGCCGCGCTTCGACCCGGCACGGATGAACGTCCTGGCGCAGACGGCCAAGAAGTACGCGGGCCAGCTGTCCGCCGCGCTCGGCGCCCCACGCTAG
- a CDS encoding alpha/beta fold hydrolase yields the protein MTPARKLPIGAETIAVREAGSAGRPCIVLLHSLGTSAAMWAPQLAALSASYHVVAIDSRGHGGSSNRGGFSVEGCAEDAVGVIGTLGCKTVHLVGLSMGGLIATEVASRLKRDASVRCASLALACAYRTLRGAQSEARLASARDALSRQGMPEFAAAYMKDTATDGMPAPMRERLQRDIAGMKPGDYLQTLECILFHDAGPALSELGDMPALVISGALDKRVSKEALQELLDAVPHARRVCLMSAGHLASAEDDIDFNAALLGFWESCAPDAAEGAGSAKA from the coding sequence ATGACGCCAGCGCGGAAACTGCCCATCGGCGCGGAGACGATTGCCGTGCGGGAGGCGGGGAGCGCGGGGCGCCCGTGTATCGTCCTTTTACACAGCCTTGGGACTTCCGCGGCGATGTGGGCGCCGCAGCTGGCAGCACTGTCCGCGTCGTACCACGTGGTCGCAATCGACAGCCGCGGGCACGGCGGCTCGAGCAATCGCGGCGGCTTCAGCGTCGAAGGCTGCGCGGAAGACGCGGTGGGCGTCATCGGCACTCTGGGCTGCAAGACTGTGCACCTGGTCGGCCTGTCCATGGGCGGGTTGATAGCAACCGAAGTGGCCTCGCGGCTGAAGCGCGATGCGTCGGTCCGCTGCGCGTCACTCGCTCTCGCGTGTGCCTATCGCACCTTGCGCGGCGCGCAGTCGGAGGCCCGACTGGCATCGGCGCGCGACGCCTTGTCGCGGCAGGGTATGCCCGAGTTTGCCGCCGCGTACATGAAGGACACGGCGACGGATGGCATGCCGGCACCGATGCGCGAGCGGCTACAGCGCGATATCGCGGGCATGAAGCCGGGCGATTACCTGCAGACGCTGGAGTGCATCCTGTTCCACGACGCTGGCCCCGCGCTGTCTGAGCTGGGCGACATGCCTGCGCTGGTGATCAGCGGCGCGCTCGACAAACGGGTGTCGAAGGAAGCGCTTCAAGAATTGCTCGACGCGGTGCCGCATGCGCGCCGTGTTTGCCTGATGTCCGCAGGGCACTTGGCCAGCGCAGAGGACGACATCGACTTTAACGCGGCTTTGCTAGGTTTCTGGGAATCTTGCGCGCCCGATGCGGCCGAAGGCGCGGGGAGCGCCAAGGCGTGA
- a CDS encoding class II aldolase/adducin family protein, whose translation MLVKTSSVKERVSQVEWDVRVQLAAAYRLMAHFGVNDLTYNHLSARVPDSPGHFLVKPSTFMFDEVSASDLLKFDIDGNPQQEGPRLKGGVLVIHAGIYAARSDLDVVFHTHTTANTAVSAQEEGLMMLSQHAMAFYKRLAYHTFGGFEFNIEQRGPLLRDLGDYKYAILRNHGALVCGRNVPQTFVDHHFLEMACRAQVGALAGGRPVTTIAPEVCDFAARQYETIDPANAGGKDWAACIRLLDRVSPGYSD comes from the coding sequence ATGCTAGTAAAGACTTCTTCGGTCAAAGAGCGTGTCTCCCAAGTGGAGTGGGACGTGCGCGTCCAACTGGCGGCCGCTTACCGGCTCATGGCGCACTTCGGCGTCAACGATCTGACCTACAACCACCTGTCCGCCCGCGTGCCGGACAGCCCCGGGCACTTTCTCGTCAAGCCCAGCACCTTCATGTTCGATGAAGTATCGGCGTCCGACCTGCTGAAGTTCGACATCGACGGAAACCCCCAGCAGGAAGGGCCGCGCCTAAAGGGCGGCGTGCTGGTGATTCACGCCGGCATCTACGCGGCCCGTAGCGACCTCGACGTGGTCTTCCACACGCACACCACGGCGAACACGGCGGTGTCGGCGCAGGAAGAAGGCCTGATGATGCTGAGCCAGCACGCGATGGCGTTCTACAAGCGGCTCGCGTACCACACCTTCGGTGGCTTCGAGTTCAACATCGAGCAGCGCGGGCCGCTGTTACGCGACTTGGGCGACTATAAGTACGCCATCCTGCGCAACCATGGGGCGCTGGTGTGCGGGCGCAACGTGCCCCAGACTTTCGTTGACCACCATTTCCTGGAGATGGCGTGCCGCGCGCAGGTGGGCGCGCTCGCCGGCGGTCGGCCCGTGACGACCATCGCGCCCGAGGTGTGCGATTTCGCTGCTAGGCAGTACGAGACCATCGATCCGGCAAACGCGGGTGGCAAGGACTGGGCCGCCTGCATACGGCTGCTCGACCGCGTGTCTCCCGGCTACAGCGATTGA
- a CDS encoding thiamine pyrophosphate-binding protein: MTFEAIEKPEGERAAMSWTSDVAAEMLKRLGIEYIALNPGASYRGLHDSLVNYLGNRNPQMLLCLNEDHVLSIAHGYAKASDKMMACALHSNVGLMHGLMGIFNAWCDRVPMLILGATGPVAVEKRRPWIDWIHTTKDQGALLRHFTKWDDEPRSAPSIVEGMLRAAQLSLTPPCAPTYVCLDSGLQEEALTKEVAIPDVSRYAPMQAPGATAAQLERAASILLESRSPVLLMGRGERGTDAWARRVRFAELLGARVLTSIRERAIFPTAHPLHAAPPIQWMSPQVKAIVASADTLVGLDWPELNGTLLQVSRDTGSVCDSIINVTMDSTLHNGWSMDYFGLPPVDLAIMSTADTFIGQLLPIIEARTGGQPRWKAGGGKVEHAPQYSESADIELQPRDVEVALAKLRGRHEFTLAHVPLGWAGDVFHFRHPLDFLGHDGGGGIGAGPGLTVGAALALRGTGRIVLGILGDGDFIQGATALWTAAHYEIPALFIISNNRSNFNDEVHQEAVAKMRGREVDNRWIGQRIDNPKVDLCALAKAQGVASSRPVGTAAELEAEIARGLDVVAGGQPYLIDARVATGYANPPLSRGAD; the protein is encoded by the coding sequence ATGACCTTCGAAGCGATCGAAAAGCCCGAGGGCGAACGCGCCGCGATGAGCTGGACAAGCGACGTCGCCGCCGAGATGCTCAAGAGGCTGGGCATCGAGTACATCGCACTGAACCCGGGAGCAAGCTATCGTGGCTTGCACGACAGCCTGGTGAACTACCTGGGCAACCGCAACCCCCAGATGCTGCTGTGCCTGAACGAGGACCATGTGCTGTCCATCGCCCACGGCTACGCCAAGGCCAGCGACAAGATGATGGCCTGCGCGCTGCACAGCAACGTGGGGCTGATGCACGGCCTCATGGGCATCTTCAATGCCTGGTGCGACCGCGTGCCCATGCTGATCTTAGGTGCGACGGGGCCGGTAGCCGTGGAGAAGCGCCGGCCCTGGATCGATTGGATCCACACGACGAAGGACCAGGGCGCGCTGCTGCGGCACTTCACCAAATGGGATGACGAACCGCGCTCGGCCCCGTCGATCGTGGAAGGCATGCTGCGTGCGGCCCAGTTGAGCCTCACGCCGCCCTGCGCGCCCACCTACGTGTGCCTCGATTCGGGCCTGCAGGAGGAAGCCCTCACCAAGGAAGTCGCCATCCCCGACGTGAGCCGCTACGCTCCAATGCAGGCGCCCGGCGCCACCGCCGCGCAGCTGGAAAGGGCGGCTTCGATCCTGCTGGAAAGCCGCAGCCCCGTGCTGCTGATGGGGCGCGGCGAGCGCGGCACCGATGCGTGGGCGCGGCGCGTGCGCTTTGCAGAGCTGTTGGGCGCCCGCGTGCTGACCTCGATCCGCGAACGCGCGATATTCCCCACCGCTCACCCGCTGCATGCGGCGCCGCCCATCCAGTGGATGTCGCCGCAGGTCAAGGCGATCGTTGCAAGTGCGGACACCCTGGTGGGCCTGGATTGGCCCGAGCTGAATGGCACTTTGCTGCAGGTGTCTCGGGACACCGGCTCGGTGTGCGACTCGATCATCAACGTGACGATGGACAGTACGCTGCATAACGGCTGGAGCATGGACTACTTCGGACTGCCGCCGGTGGACCTCGCGATCATGTCCACCGCCGACACCTTCATTGGGCAACTGCTGCCCATCATCGAAGCCCGCACGGGGGGCCAGCCGCGCTGGAAGGCAGGAGGCGGCAAGGTGGAACATGCGCCGCAATACAGCGAGAGCGCCGACATCGAATTGCAGCCGCGCGACGTCGAGGTGGCGCTCGCGAAGCTGCGGGGTCGTCACGAGTTCACCCTGGCGCACGTGCCGCTCGGCTGGGCGGGCGACGTTTTTCACTTCCGGCATCCGCTCGACTTTCTCGGTCACGACGGCGGCGGTGGCATCGGGGCTGGGCCGGGCCTCACCGTGGGCGCGGCGCTGGCGCTGCGCGGCACGGGACGGATCGTGCTCGGCATTCTGGGCGACGGCGATTTCATCCAGGGCGCCACTGCGCTGTGGACGGCTGCGCACTATGAGATCCCGGCGCTCTTCATCATCTCGAACAACCGCTCCAACTTCAATGACGAGGTGCACCAGGAAGCCGTGGCGAAGATGCGCGGCCGCGAGGTCGACAATCGATGGATCGGCCAGCGCATCGACAACCCCAAGGTCGATCTGTGCGCGCTGGCCAAGGCGCAGGGCGTTGCCTCGTCGCGACCCGTTGGCACCGCAGCGGAGCTCGAGGCGGAAATTGCACGCGGCCTCGACGTCGTGGCCGGCGGCCAGCCCTACCTCATCGACGCGCGAGTGGCGACGGGGTATGCCAATCCGCCGCTGTCGCGTGGCGCGGACTGA
- a CDS encoding aldehyde dehydrogenase: MYIDGQWVDASDGGTLDSLNPYTGEVWAQVPNATAADVAKAVEAARRAFDDGEWRHTTPQHRARLMRRLAELITKNAEELARIESTDNGKLYREMLAQWRYMPEWFYYYAGLAVSEQGRMLASDKPNFMAFTRKEPLGVVAAITPWNSPAFLMNWKLAPALAAGCTFVVKPSEHTPVSSLAFARLVEEAGFPKGVFNVLSGGPEVGKFLSESTRIDKIAFTGSDGVGKAIAQVAAKNLTRVGLELGGKSPQVVFDDCDVAVTAHGIISGIFAATGQSCMAGSRLIVQKGAKAQLIEKILERVKTIKLGDPMQPETEMGPAATKPQFDKVMSMLEAAKKQGARVVCGAKPAEIGGYFIEPTILDQVRPDMTIFQDEVFGPVLSVLEFETEEEAVRLANDTRYGLAAGVWTLNVQKAHRVAAQIRAGSVWINAYRTLAPYAPFGGYGQSGIGRENGPEGLAEYQETKTVWIETSGKSRDPFTIGL, encoded by the coding sequence ATGTATATCGACGGCCAATGGGTGGACGCCTCAGACGGAGGCACTCTTGACAGCCTGAATCCCTACACCGGTGAGGTGTGGGCCCAGGTGCCAAACGCGACCGCGGCCGACGTCGCCAAGGCAGTCGAAGCGGCGCGGCGCGCATTCGACGATGGCGAGTGGCGTCACACCACGCCTCAGCATCGCGCGCGCTTGATGCGCCGGCTGGCCGAGCTCATCACCAAGAATGCAGAGGAATTGGCCCGCATCGAATCGACCGATAACGGCAAGCTGTACCGCGAGATGCTCGCGCAGTGGCGCTACATGCCCGAGTGGTTCTACTATTACGCGGGTCTGGCGGTATCGGAGCAGGGGCGCATGCTGGCCAGCGATAAGCCGAACTTCATGGCCTTCACCCGCAAGGAGCCACTTGGGGTGGTTGCGGCTATCACGCCGTGGAACTCCCCGGCTTTCCTGATGAACTGGAAGCTGGCCCCCGCGCTGGCGGCGGGCTGCACCTTCGTCGTCAAACCCTCGGAGCACACGCCCGTGTCGAGCCTGGCGTTCGCCCGGCTGGTTGAGGAGGCAGGCTTTCCCAAAGGCGTGTTCAACGTGCTATCGGGTGGGCCGGAAGTGGGGAAGTTTCTTTCGGAAAGCACGCGCATCGACAAGATCGCGTTCACCGGCTCCGACGGCGTCGGCAAGGCAATTGCCCAGGTGGCTGCCAAGAACCTGACTCGCGTGGGTCTCGAGTTGGGCGGCAAGTCGCCGCAGGTCGTGTTTGACGATTGCGACGTGGCGGTCACCGCGCACGGGATCATCTCGGGCATCTTCGCCGCCACGGGGCAGTCCTGCATGGCCGGCTCGCGGCTGATTGTGCAAAAAGGTGCCAAGGCGCAGCTGATCGAGAAGATCCTGGAGCGCGTGAAGACGATCAAGCTGGGCGACCCCATGCAGCCGGAGACCGAAATGGGCCCGGCCGCGACCAAGCCGCAGTTCGACAAGGTGATGTCCATGCTGGAAGCCGCCAAGAAGCAGGGCGCCCGCGTGGTCTGCGGCGCCAAGCCCGCAGAGATCGGCGGCTACTTCATCGAGCCGACCATCCTCGACCAAGTGCGGCCCGACATGACGATCTTCCAGGACGAAGTTTTCGGCCCAGTGCTGTCGGTCCTGGAATTCGAGACCGAGGAAGAGGCGGTCCGCCTGGCCAACGACACCCGCTACGGCCTGGCAGCAGGGGTGTGGACGCTGAACGTGCAGAAAGCGCATCGCGTCGCGGCTCAGATCCGCGCTGGATCCGTGTGGATCAACGCGTATCGCACGCTGGCGCCCTATGCGCCGTTTGGCGGCTACGGCCAGAGCGGCATTGGGCGCGAGAACGGACCCGAAGGACTGGCGGAATACCAGGAGACCAAGACTGTGTGGATCGAGACGAGCGGCAAGTCGCGCGACCCTTTCACGATCGGGCTGTAA
- a CDS encoding Bug family tripartite tricarboxylate transporter substrate binding protein codes for MQLTRRKATGAILLASVAPWLATSAGAQQFHPTKTVRIIVPYVPGGVPDLLARQIARELGVLWKQTVIVENRAGAAGAIGAENLARAPGDGFSFLVADDGALISAPLLKAKSSYDPENDIVPLGSVGASPYVILGAPESPPLQQLFGRAKAQPGSVDYATNGVGGPHHQMWERWQEQLGIKLNQVPYNGTLPALQDLAAGRVALMAATPSSALALLQAGRVNPLAAVSKTRFPFLPNVPTVGELGYGNLEGVAWYCFMAPGSMPTELREKIGADLRTVLRSPTYIAALEARHNIQLVLNGKEAAERMSRERAQAKAMFKRLSIEPT; via the coding sequence ATGCAGCTCACTCGCCGGAAAGCAACAGGCGCCATTTTGCTGGCCAGCGTCGCCCCCTGGCTCGCGACATCGGCCGGGGCGCAGCAATTTCACCCTACCAAGACCGTGCGCATCATTGTTCCCTACGTGCCCGGCGGCGTGCCTGACCTGCTTGCGCGGCAGATCGCCAGGGAACTGGGTGTTCTGTGGAAGCAAACCGTGATTGTGGAGAACCGCGCCGGTGCCGCTGGCGCCATCGGCGCGGAGAACCTCGCACGTGCACCGGGCGACGGCTTCTCCTTTCTGGTAGCCGACGATGGCGCGCTCATCTCTGCGCCGCTGCTCAAGGCCAAGTCGTCCTATGACCCCGAAAACGACATCGTGCCGCTGGGTTCGGTTGGCGCTTCACCCTACGTCATCCTTGGCGCTCCGGAGTCGCCACCGCTGCAGCAGCTGTTCGGGCGCGCGAAAGCCCAGCCTGGTTCGGTGGACTACGCGACCAACGGCGTCGGCGGCCCCCACCACCAGATGTGGGAGCGTTGGCAGGAGCAGTTGGGCATCAAGCTCAACCAGGTCCCTTACAACGGCACGTTGCCTGCGCTGCAGGATCTGGCCGCTGGCCGCGTCGCACTGATGGCCGCCACGCCGTCCAGTGCGCTGGCGCTGCTGCAGGCCGGGCGAGTCAATCCGCTTGCTGCGGTGTCGAAGACGCGCTTCCCCTTCCTGCCGAATGTGCCCACTGTCGGCGAACTGGGCTATGGGAACTTGGAAGGCGTAGCTTGGTACTGCTTCATGGCGCCGGGCAGCATGCCCACAGAACTGCGGGAGAAGATCGGCGCTGACCTGCGCACGGTGCTCCGTTCCCCAACCTACATTGCCGCGCTGGAGGCGCGGCACAACATTCAACTGGTGTTGAACGGCAAGGAAGCCGCCGAGCGCATGTCGCGCGAACGCGCTCAGGCCAAGGCCATGTTCAAGCGCCTGAGCATTGAGCCCACCTGA
- a CDS encoding non-heme iron oxygenase ferredoxin subunit has product MSNFKPACPLADLPPGNVRWCSVEGRDLALYNVAGEVFASQDQCSHGSTSLSEGELDGYEIECPLHHGSFDIRTGAPVALPCIKAIQVFPVKVEDGEISVALD; this is encoded by the coding sequence ATGAGCAACTTCAAACCCGCATGCCCCCTCGCCGACCTTCCGCCGGGCAACGTCCGATGGTGCAGCGTGGAGGGCCGCGACTTGGCGCTCTACAACGTGGCAGGCGAAGTCTTCGCCAGCCAGGACCAATGCTCGCACGGCAGCACCTCGCTGTCGGAGGGCGAACTCGACGGCTACGAGATCGAGTGCCCCTTGCATCACGGGAGTTTCGACATCCGCACCGGCGCCCCCGTGGCGCTGCCGTGCATCAAAGCCATCCAGGTGTTTCCGGTCAAGGTTGAGGACGGCGAGATCTCCGTCGCGCTGGACTGA
- a CDS encoding 2Fe-2S iron-sulfur cluster binding domain-containing protein, with protein MSTASDAVNAADPLHLIEVADGPSFPQAAGDRILRAARRAAIGFPYECNSGSCGVCRFELLKGSVEVAWPEAPAWSDRDRRKGRYLGCQTSATSDCVIKVLTAPVEVELTAPRRLGARLVASRPLTHDMTSIMLATAGAAASFLPGQYAVVSTSGAAAGRCYSMANLPNEQGLWEFIVKRVPGGKESGNFVDAGLGTEFVVDGPYGHAYFRHEDPSDIACIAGGSGFAPMLSIARAAHASGHRVHFFYGGRRPHDMNCVAELHSLASFGRTLHLHSAISAAVEREDDAWVGDRGLLPAVLETRLAPEFSRLRFYAAGAPPLMAALEDLLVTRSGVSPDRIHFDRFA; from the coding sequence ATGTCTACTGCTTCTGACGCCGTGAACGCCGCCGACCCTTTGCACTTGATCGAAGTCGCGGATGGCCCGAGCTTTCCTCAGGCCGCGGGCGACCGCATACTGCGCGCGGCGCGGCGGGCCGCCATCGGCTTCCCCTACGAGTGCAACTCGGGCAGCTGCGGCGTGTGCCGCTTCGAGCTGCTGAAGGGCTCCGTTGAGGTAGCCTGGCCCGAAGCGCCGGCCTGGAGCGATCGCGACCGACGCAAGGGCCGCTACCTGGGCTGCCAGACGAGTGCCACGAGCGACTGCGTGATCAAGGTGTTGACGGCACCGGTCGAAGTGGAGTTGACGGCGCCGCGGCGGCTAGGCGCGCGGCTGGTGGCGTCGCGGCCGCTTACGCACGACATGACGTCCATCATGCTCGCGACGGCGGGCGCCGCGGCCTCCTTCCTGCCAGGCCAGTACGCGGTGGTCTCCACTTCGGGGGCGGCGGCGGGCAGGTGCTATTCGATGGCAAATCTGCCCAACGAGCAAGGCCTCTGGGAGTTCATTGTCAAGCGCGTTCCTGGGGGCAAAGAAAGCGGCAACTTCGTGGACGCGGGACTGGGCACGGAATTCGTCGTCGATGGTCCCTACGGCCACGCCTACTTCCGGCACGAAGACCCGTCGGACATCGCCTGCATCGCCGGCGGATCGGGCTTCGCGCCCATGCTGTCCATCGCGCGCGCCGCCCATGCGTCGGGCCATCGCGTGCACTTCTTCTACGGTGGGCGCCGGCCGCACGACATGAACTGCGTTGCGGAACTGCATTCGCTGGCGAGCTTCGGCCGGACCCTCCACCTCCATTCGGCAATATCCGCGGCCGTGGAGCGGGAAGACGATGCTTGGGTCGGCGACCGCGGCTTGCTGCCCGCCGTGCTCGAGACGCGCTTGGCGCCCGAGTTTTCGAGGCTGCGCTTCTATGCCGCCGGCGCGCCCCCGCTGATGGCGGCGCTCGAGGACCTGCTCGTCACCCGCTCCGGTGTGTCGCCGGATCGGATCCATTTCGACCGCTTTGCATGA
- a CDS encoding aromatic-ring-hydroxylating dioxygenase subunit beta, whose protein sequence is MIALKDVAQEVLHKEAVFLDDQRWDDWLALYTPDCEYWAPTWRTEDELTNDPRSQISHVYYASRAGLEDRIVRIRSGKSPASTPMRRTAHVLGPVMLEDGATDSTLAVRATWVTHVFDPRHREQFTFFGSSEYTLRREGEWKISRKMILVKNDYFPAVVDVYCF, encoded by the coding sequence GTGATCGCCCTCAAGGACGTGGCTCAGGAGGTCTTGCACAAGGAGGCGGTATTCCTGGACGACCAGCGCTGGGACGACTGGCTCGCGCTGTACACGCCCGACTGCGAATACTGGGCGCCCACCTGGCGCACGGAGGACGAGCTGACGAACGACCCGCGCTCGCAGATCTCGCACGTTTACTACGCCTCGCGCGCGGGTCTGGAAGACCGTATCGTGCGCATCCGCTCGGGCAAGTCGCCGGCTTCGACGCCTATGCGGCGCACGGCCCACGTCCTGGGCCCGGTGATGCTGGAAGATGGCGCAACCGACTCGACGCTGGCGGTGCGGGCCACATGGGTCACGCACGTGTTCGACCCGCGGCACCGCGAGCAGTTCACCTTCTTCGGCTCGAGCGAGTACACGTTGCGGCGCGAAGGTGAGTGGAAGATCAGCCGCAAGATGATCCTGGTTAAGAACGACTATTTCCCCGCGGTGGTGGATGTCTACTGCTTCTGA